The following are from one region of the Gryllotalpicola protaetiae genome:
- a CDS encoding PP2C family protein-serine/threonine phosphatase: MADHGVTVVVADAEPQLRTAASTDAGRHRRGNEDAHLAEFPVYIVADGMGGHDAGAVASAAVVRAFTGLVGRDDVRPDEVADAIRRAHQTVAALSDRTRRGAGSTLTGVVQVRHDGLPYWLVLNVGDSRVYRVSGARFERMTIDHSYMQEQLDAGNLAQEDVDTFEHKNVITRAVGAPDSPADYWVHPVEAGERILICSDGLHGELSEAELYDVLAHHADPGEAVDALLRRALDHGGHDNITAVLVDVAPDADPLDPLVEEQAEGPRLETSTTPDEATDA, translated from the coding sequence GTGGCTGATCACGGTGTCACGGTCGTCGTCGCCGACGCGGAACCGCAGCTGCGCACGGCAGCGAGCACGGATGCCGGCCGCCACCGCCGCGGCAACGAAGACGCGCACCTCGCCGAGTTCCCGGTGTACATCGTCGCCGACGGCATGGGCGGCCACGACGCCGGCGCCGTCGCGAGCGCCGCGGTGGTCCGCGCCTTCACGGGTCTCGTCGGCCGCGACGACGTGCGCCCGGACGAGGTCGCCGACGCGATCCGCCGCGCGCACCAGACGGTCGCGGCGCTCAGCGACCGCACCCGCCGGGGCGCAGGCAGCACGCTCACCGGGGTGGTGCAGGTCAGGCACGACGGCCTGCCGTACTGGCTGGTGCTGAACGTGGGCGACTCACGCGTCTACCGGGTCTCCGGTGCGCGCTTCGAGCGCATGACGATCGACCATTCGTACATGCAGGAGCAGCTCGACGCCGGCAATCTCGCCCAGGAGGACGTCGACACCTTCGAGCACAAGAACGTGATCACCCGTGCGGTGGGCGCGCCCGACAGCCCGGCCGACTACTGGGTGCACCCGGTCGAGGCGGGCGAGCGGATCCTGATCTGCTCGGACGGCCTGCACGGCGAGCTCAGTGAGGCCGAGCTCTACGACGTGCTCGCGCACCACGCCGACCCGGGCGAGGCCGTCGACGCTCTTCTGCGACGTGCGCTCGACCACGGCGGCCACGACAACATCACGGCCGTTCTGGTCGACGTCGCCCCCGACGCGGACCCGCTCGACCCGCTCGTTGAGGAGCAGGCCGAAGGCCCGCGTCTCGAAACGAGCACCACCCCAGACGAGGCAACGGATGCCTGA
- a CDS encoding DUF5684 domain-containing protein codes for MSPTDEQALSFALTGGATATLIVPLVISLAIWLVVVPLGLQGIFEALGVERSRAWIPFVNIATAYRLGGVSEYWLIALVIPVVSWLGAIMLFIASHRINRRLGRSGWYTVLAVVAWWVWALALGLQRRVDRTAAVEPVVWSAQRPPQAPLAIPAADDSTPPIDETPVSAAGFIAPLPGSMNTSADSAPEPSRAPQPIIDEQAVGPRLETIAAPVEEPPAEASAPPAPYVIDDDATIIRPVQANAASASGDHSDATVISPRRRARWWVQTSMGARVELTGASAILGRRPAAHPLYPGAQLVAVTDDALSVSATHAVLEFVGGEWQVTDLDSTNGVWLIDPRTSEETELGARNRARVTPQFMLGELGVKVVQGG; via the coding sequence ATGAGCCCGACCGACGAGCAGGCTCTGTCGTTCGCGTTGACCGGCGGTGCGACAGCGACGCTGATCGTGCCGCTCGTGATCTCGCTGGCGATCTGGCTCGTCGTGGTGCCGCTCGGCCTGCAGGGCATCTTCGAGGCGCTGGGCGTCGAGCGCTCGCGCGCCTGGATCCCGTTCGTCAACATCGCGACGGCCTACCGGCTCGGAGGCGTGAGCGAGTACTGGCTGATCGCCCTCGTGATCCCGGTCGTCAGCTGGCTCGGCGCGATCATGCTGTTCATCGCGAGCCACCGCATCAACCGGCGGCTCGGCCGCAGCGGCTGGTACACGGTGCTCGCGGTCGTCGCCTGGTGGGTGTGGGCCCTCGCTCTCGGCCTGCAGCGCCGCGTCGACCGCACGGCTGCGGTCGAACCCGTGGTCTGGTCGGCGCAGCGACCGCCGCAGGCGCCCCTCGCGATCCCAGCCGCCGACGACTCGACGCCCCCGATCGACGAGACCCCGGTGAGCGCTGCCGGATTCATCGCGCCCCTGCCCGGCTCGATGAACACGAGTGCGGATTCCGCCCCGGAGCCCTCCCGTGCCCCCCAGCCGATCATCGACGAGCAGGCCGTGGGCCCGCGTCTCGAAACGATCGCAGCACCTGTCGAAGAACCGCCGGCTGAAGCATCCGCCCCGCCTGCCCCTTATGTCATCGACGACGATGCGACGATCATCCGCCCTGTGCAGGCCAATGCGGCGAGCGCCTCAGGCGACCACTCCGACGCGACCGTGATCTCGCCGCGCCGCCGCGCGCGATGGTGGGTGCAGACGTCGATGGGCGCGCGCGTCGAGCTCACGGGGGCATCGGCGATCCTGGGCCGCCGACCGGCCGCGCATCCGCTTTACCCGGGCGCGCAGCTCGTCGCGGTGACCGACGACGCCCTCTCGGTCTCTGCGACTCACGCGGTGCTCGAGTTCGTCGGCGGCGAATGGCAGGTCACCGACCTCGATTCGACCAACGGCGTCTGGCTGATCGACCCGCGCACCAGTGAGGAGACCGAGCTGGGCGCTCGCAACCGTGCTCGTGTGACTCCGCAGTTCATGCTCGGCGAGCTCGGCGTCAAGGTGGTGCAGGGTGGCTGA
- a CDS encoding transglutaminase-like domain-containing protein translates to MAARRRGRAAGPDAAMFVDLGFVLALVAVGAFAAWPIYQTWYLVVTVAGAVAIAAGAVLVGRLRGWSWALVSVCAAAAYVAFGVPLAIPSAFASRADFVGGYRDLVVATVGDWKKLITVDTPVGHFQTLLVPLLVTMLVCTTAAFSIVFSRSRSYGALVPIMLVPTAFAIVFGTTGPGTSLTIGSFRVAALTHTIVGVLALGAAGGFLVWRGQHARTVALREAAAASGIRRPGGTAVGSARRIAGAVAVALVGLAVAVPLSSTALEPSQRQVLRSAVDATAQLGRYTSPLTTYRAAFSSQPDTYNAPVIRYSGDAQQLGRLRVATMSFYNGQQYTVLPNDSDRSSAFAHKPQLTSSSRAQGLASLDLTIGSGFDAALGSGVWLPTVDGLTAISFGGSDVNALTDGFYYNDKLQAGAELHKLQAGDSYTLLAKPQSAAGQLGALSPPQGAVPATADIPDSLTQWVQSQNLGTGGQALTGLIQRLRDRGYLSHSLVKPTGTDTWLTDEGAGAEFHQSLAGESMDRIGALFDDLLRQQQEVGLDAAPADLVAGVGDDEQFAVASALIAESLGFPARVVLGFTLPGGDADAAAIPACSDGVCRGKNLTAWVEVQAADLTWVPLTTTPQSKLPLSEHQITTSVPKLPTQVQQHVATVQPPPEANPTGGNRQNNEHAPQAAAGPAAWLPALRIGGTIVLILLIIAAPLVSLAIVKLARRRVRRQSPSSAGRIASGWDELVDTAVDLGLPAPGVRSRVEAAALYSAASRASDSTTLRTLAHGADEAVFGAFDPTPDEADEFWAQLDEQRTRLAAAFPRWKRLLALISLRSFRNRGGDR, encoded by the coding sequence ATGGCCGCGCGCCGCCGCGGCAGGGCGGCCGGCCCCGATGCCGCCATGTTCGTCGACCTGGGGTTCGTGCTCGCGCTCGTCGCGGTGGGCGCGTTCGCCGCGTGGCCGATCTACCAGACCTGGTACCTCGTCGTCACGGTCGCGGGCGCGGTGGCGATCGCGGCGGGCGCGGTGCTCGTCGGGCGCCTGCGCGGCTGGTCGTGGGCACTGGTCTCCGTCTGCGCCGCCGCGGCGTATGTCGCGTTCGGCGTGCCGCTCGCGATCCCGAGCGCGTTCGCGTCGCGCGCCGACTTCGTCGGCGGCTACCGCGACCTCGTCGTCGCGACCGTCGGCGACTGGAAGAAGCTCATCACCGTCGACACTCCCGTCGGCCACTTCCAGACCCTGCTCGTGCCCCTGCTCGTCACGATGCTCGTGTGCACCACTGCGGCGTTCTCGATCGTCTTCAGCCGTTCGCGCAGCTATGGGGCGCTGGTGCCGATCATGCTCGTTCCGACGGCGTTCGCCATCGTGTTCGGCACCACGGGCCCCGGCACGTCGCTCACGATCGGCTCGTTCCGGGTCGCGGCGCTCACTCACACGATCGTCGGCGTGCTGGCGCTCGGCGCCGCGGGCGGCTTCCTCGTCTGGCGCGGGCAGCACGCGCGCACGGTCGCCCTTCGCGAGGCGGCGGCAGCCTCCGGCATCCGTCGCCCCGGTGGCACCGCGGTCGGGTCCGCGCGCCGCATCGCGGGCGCGGTCGCGGTCGCACTCGTCGGCCTCGCCGTCGCCGTGCCGTTGTCGTCCACCGCGCTCGAGCCGAGCCAGCGGCAGGTGCTGCGCAGCGCCGTCGACGCGACCGCGCAGCTCGGCCGGTACACGAGCCCGCTGACGACGTATCGCGCCGCGTTCTCGTCGCAGCCCGACACCTACAACGCGCCGGTGATCCGCTATTCGGGCGACGCGCAGCAGCTCGGCAGGCTGCGGGTGGCGACCATGAGCTTCTACAACGGGCAGCAGTACACCGTGCTGCCGAACGACTCCGATCGCAGCAGCGCGTTCGCTCACAAGCCGCAGCTGACCAGTTCGTCCCGCGCGCAGGGGCTGGCGAGCCTCGACCTCACGATCGGCTCGGGCTTCGACGCGGCGCTGGGCTCCGGCGTGTGGCTGCCGACCGTCGACGGCCTCACGGCGATCAGCTTCGGCGGCAGCGATGTCAACGCGCTCACCGACGGCTTCTACTACAACGACAAGCTGCAGGCGGGGGCAGAGCTGCACAAGCTGCAGGCAGGCGACTCCTACACGCTGCTCGCCAAACCGCAGTCCGCCGCCGGACAGCTCGGCGCGCTCTCACCGCCGCAGGGCGCTGTGCCGGCGACGGCCGACATCCCCGACAGCCTCACGCAGTGGGTGCAGTCGCAGAATCTCGGAACGGGCGGGCAGGCGCTCACCGGGTTGATCCAGCGGCTGCGCGACCGCGGCTATCTGAGCCACTCGCTCGTCAAGCCGACGGGCACCGACACCTGGCTCACGGACGAGGGTGCAGGTGCCGAGTTCCACCAGAGCCTCGCGGGCGAGTCGATGGATCGCATCGGCGCCCTGTTCGACGACCTGCTGCGGCAGCAGCAGGAGGTCGGACTCGATGCCGCGCCGGCCGACCTCGTCGCGGGCGTCGGCGACGACGAGCAGTTCGCCGTGGCATCCGCCCTCATCGCCGAATCCCTCGGCTTCCCCGCGCGCGTCGTGCTCGGCTTCACTCTGCCGGGCGGCGATGCGGATGCTGCGGCGATCCCCGCCTGCTCCGACGGCGTCTGCCGAGGCAAGAACCTGACGGCCTGGGTCGAGGTTCAGGCCGCCGACCTCACGTGGGTGCCGCTGACGACGACGCCCCAGAGCAAGCTGCCGCTGTCTGAGCACCAGATCACGACAAGCGTGCCGAAGCTGCCGACGCAGGTGCAGCAGCACGTCGCCACCGTGCAGCCGCCGCCCGAGGCGAACCCGACGGGCGGCAACCGCCAGAACAACGAGCATGCGCCGCAGGCCGCGGCCGGGCCGGCCGCGTGGCTGCCCGCGCTGCGCATCGGCGGAACGATCGTGCTGATCCTGCTCATCATCGCCGCGCCGCTCGTCTCGCTCGCGATCGTGAAGCTCGCCCGTCGCCGCGTCCGCCGGCAGTCGCCGTCGTCGGCCGGCCGCATCGCCTCCGGGTGGGACGAGCTCGTCGACACCGCCGTCGACCTCGGCCTGCCCGCGCCCGGGGTGCGCTCACGCGTCGAGGCCGCCGCGCTCTACTCGGCCGCGTCCCGCGCGAGCGACTCCACGACCCTGCGTACACTGGCTCACGGCGCCGACGAGGCCGTCTTCGGCGCCTTCGACCCGACGCCCGACGAAGCGGATGAGTTCTGGGCGCAGCTCGACGAGCAGCGCACCAGGCTCGCGGCGGCATTCCCGAGGTGGAAGCGGCTGCTGGCGCTGATCTCGCTGCGGTCGTTCCGTAACCGTGGAGGAGACCGATGA
- a CDS encoding DUF58 domain-containing protein: MTFDSTGNSGATGTGTGTGTTTHFVAESWSARTRFAVWAVQSGREIQTVANTVWSHVSDTVTPVGWLAITGALVLLPLGLALGWMEFIVAGLIAVTVLVIAIPFLAGSLAYRVGFTLPVERVVAGSEVVGTLTVSNTSRRIELPSRIDVPIGSGLTDVWVPLLRPGHTHGENLIVPAYRRGIIDIGPVTTVRTDPLGTLKREAAWAEVHRLFVHPKTVAVPSTSSGFVRDLEGTPSRDVVAEDISFHQIREYQPGDGRRHVHWKSTAKTGRLMVRQFEETRRARLAIVLGMRDDEFATDDEYELAVSIAGSLGIRAVRDGRQIAVVASDQILDVAKRSVRAIRSLSVMTPTALLDDLSTVERSSAAMEFEEVCGLATRAMTDLSIVFIACGSATSRERLAQLPLRFDPGVQVVAVVADPASRPSYRRLGDVGVLTIPVLDDFRMLLRRAA; this comes from the coding sequence GTGACCTTCGACTCGACGGGCAACAGCGGCGCCACCGGCACCGGCACCGGCACCGGCACCACCACGCACTTCGTCGCAGAGAGCTGGAGCGCGCGGACGCGCTTCGCCGTCTGGGCGGTGCAGTCGGGGCGCGAGATCCAGACCGTCGCGAACACGGTCTGGTCCCACGTCTCAGACACGGTGACGCCCGTCGGCTGGCTCGCGATCACCGGCGCGCTCGTGCTGCTGCCGCTCGGCCTGGCGCTCGGCTGGATGGAGTTCATCGTCGCCGGCCTCATCGCCGTGACGGTGCTCGTCATCGCGATCCCGTTCCTCGCCGGCTCGCTCGCCTACCGGGTCGGCTTCACCCTTCCCGTCGAGCGCGTCGTCGCCGGTTCTGAGGTCGTCGGGACCCTGACGGTCTCCAACACGTCACGGCGCATCGAGCTGCCCAGCCGCATCGACGTGCCGATCGGCAGCGGGCTGACGGATGTCTGGGTGCCGCTGCTCCGCCCAGGGCACACCCACGGCGAGAACCTCATCGTTCCGGCATACCGTCGCGGCATCATCGACATCGGGCCCGTGACCACCGTGCGCACGGACCCCCTCGGCACGCTCAAGCGCGAAGCGGCCTGGGCCGAGGTGCACCGGCTCTTCGTGCACCCGAAGACGGTCGCCGTGCCGTCGACCAGCTCGGGCTTCGTCCGCGACCTCGAGGGCACGCCGAGCCGCGACGTGGTCGCGGAGGACATCTCGTTCCACCAGATCCGCGAGTACCAGCCGGGCGACGGTCGCCGGCACGTGCACTGGAAGTCGACCGCCAAGACGGGCCGGCTGATGGTGCGGCAGTTCGAGGAGACCAGGCGTGCGCGCCTCGCGATCGTACTCGGCATGCGCGACGACGAGTTCGCGACCGATGACGAATACGAGCTCGCGGTGAGCATCGCGGGCTCGCTCGGCATCCGCGCGGTCCGTGACGGCCGCCAGATCGCCGTGGTCGCGAGCGACCAGATCCTCGACGTGGCGAAGCGCTCGGTGCGCGCCATCCGCTCGCTCTCGGTCATGACGCCGACCGCGCTGCTCGACGACCTCTCGACCGTCGAGCGCTCGAGCGCGGCAATGGAGTTCGAGGAGGTCTGCGGGCTCGCGACGCGGGCGATGACCGACCTGTCGATCGTGTTCATCGCTTGCGGCTCGGCGACGAGCCGTGAGCGGCTCGCGCAGCTGCCGCTGCGCTTCGATCCCGGGGTGCAGGTCGTCGCGGTCGTGGCGGATCCCGCGTCGCGCCCGAGCTACCGCAGGCTCGGCGACGTCGGCGTGCTCACGATCCCGGTGCTCGACGACTTCCGTATGCTGCTGCGGAGGGCAGCCTGA
- a CDS encoding AAA family ATPase, producing MAISSEQATWFQSTFQALADNVEQVVLGKRHVVELAFAAMVSEGHLLLEDLPGTGKTSLARAMSQTVHGSSTRIQFTPDLLPGDVTGITVYDQKNGEFEFHAGPIFANVVLADEINRASPKTQSALLEAMEEGKVTVDGVTRSTGAPFLVIATQNPIEQAGTYPLPEAQLDRFMIKTSLGYPDLAATVRILEATSEAPHELNPVITPQALVGMSTIARAVHADAVIFDYIGRIVEATRTAAQTRVGVSVRGARALTKAAKTWAASQGRGYVNVDDVKSLAVPALSHRLVLDPEAEFDGVTAEAVVGQILLDVVPPVRSTVA from the coding sequence ATGGCGATCAGCTCTGAGCAGGCGACCTGGTTCCAATCCACGTTCCAGGCGCTGGCGGACAACGTCGAGCAGGTGGTGCTCGGGAAGCGCCACGTCGTCGAGCTCGCGTTCGCGGCCATGGTCAGTGAGGGTCATCTGCTGCTCGAGGACCTGCCGGGCACCGGCAAGACCAGCCTCGCGCGTGCGATGTCGCAGACGGTGCACGGCTCGTCGACGCGCATCCAGTTCACTCCGGACCTGCTGCCGGGCGACGTGACGGGCATCACGGTCTACGACCAGAAGAACGGCGAGTTCGAGTTCCACGCCGGTCCGATCTTCGCGAACGTGGTGCTCGCCGACGAGATCAACCGCGCGAGTCCGAAGACCCAGTCGGCGCTGCTCGAGGCGATGGAGGAGGGCAAGGTCACGGTCGACGGCGTCACCCGGTCGACCGGGGCGCCGTTCCTTGTGATCGCGACTCAGAACCCCATCGAGCAGGCCGGCACCTACCCGCTGCCCGAGGCGCAGCTCGACCGCTTCATGATCAAGACGAGCCTCGGCTACCCGGATCTCGCGGCCACGGTGCGCATCCTCGAGGCGACCAGCGAGGCGCCGCACGAGCTCAACCCGGTGATCACCCCGCAGGCGCTCGTCGGCATGTCGACGATCGCGCGCGCGGTGCATGCCGACGCGGTGATCTTCGACTACATCGGCCGCATCGTCGAGGCGACTCGCACGGCGGCGCAGACCCGCGTCGGCGTGAGCGTGCGCGGCGCCCGCGCGCTGACGAAGGCCGCCAAGACCTGGGCGGCGTCGCAGGGCCGCGGCTACGTGAACGTCGACGACGTCAAGTCGCTCGCGGTGCCTGCGCTGTCGCACCGCCTCGTTCTCGATCCGGAGGCGGAGTTCGACGGCGTCACGGCCGAGGCCGTCGTCGGTCAGATCCTGCTCGACGTCGTCCCGCCGGTGAGGAGCACCGTGGCGTGA